One Legionella hackeliae DNA segment encodes these proteins:
- the djlA gene encoding co-chaperone DjlA, with product MNLRDFFNHYHWWGKVLGAFFGYLIGGPAGALFGILIGNFFDRGIVEHFNRPHWHYHKERREAVQKIFFEATFTVMGYVAKSDGRVSEEEIQMAKTLMDEMRLSREQKTLAKKFFNQGKSITFDLAEMLNRLEQVCNDNPDLLKLFMDIQYRAAKTDEFSEAKMHALDVVFRRLGFAPIRQQYRFYEDFGFRSSQSSQRSQSQSSSDQQRQYSNYQTSTNSLAYAYALLEIDQNANKQEVKRAYRRLISRNHPDKLIAQGLPEQMIKVANEKTQKIRKAYEQICASKGWQC from the coding sequence ATGAATTTACGTGATTTTTTTAATCATTATCACTGGTGGGGAAAAGTGCTAGGTGCTTTTTTCGGCTATCTTATTGGAGGACCTGCCGGTGCCCTCTTTGGAATCCTTATTGGAAATTTTTTTGATCGCGGTATCGTTGAGCATTTCAATCGACCTCACTGGCACTACCACAAAGAGCGTCGAGAAGCCGTTCAAAAGATTTTTTTCGAAGCCACTTTTACAGTGATGGGTTACGTTGCTAAATCGGATGGTCGAGTCTCCGAGGAAGAAATTCAAATGGCCAAAACACTTATGGATGAGATGCGATTAAGTCGCGAGCAAAAAACATTAGCAAAGAAATTCTTCAATCAAGGAAAATCAATAACATTTGATTTGGCAGAGATGCTAAACCGCCTAGAACAGGTATGCAATGACAATCCAGATTTATTGAAATTATTTATGGATATTCAATATCGGGCTGCCAAGACTGATGAATTCTCAGAAGCCAAGATGCACGCATTGGATGTCGTCTTCAGACGTTTAGGCTTTGCCCCCATCCGTCAGCAATATCGGTTCTATGAGGATTTTGGGTTTCGATCATCACAATCCTCACAGCGCTCTCAATCTCAAAGTTCCTCGGATCAACAACGGCAATACTCTAACTATCAGACATCGACTAATAGTCTTGCCTATGCCTATGCCCTATTAGAAATTGATCAAAATGCCAATAAGCAAGAAGTAAAACGGGCTTATCGCCGTTTAATTAGTCGCAACCATCCCGATAAACTAATTGCTCAGGGATTGCCTGAGCAGATGATAAAAGTGGCAAATGAGAAAACACAAAAAATTCGCAAGGCTTACGAGCAGATATGTGCCAGCAAAGGATGGCAATGCTAG
- the waaA gene encoding lipid IV(A) 3-deoxy-D-manno-octulosonic acid transferase — MRLAYSLMLYILTPYLLLRLWWKGRQIPGYRERISERFTLSPIKQEEFDVWVHAVSLGEVIAVTPLIDTLLQKQLRILMTTMTPTGAERVQQRFGNKVSHQYVPYDLPDVVGRFYKKNRPKVAVFVETELWPNLGFYAHQAKIPLILVNARLSERSYQGYKKVKFLFKPLLQQFNYILAQTEDDAKRFIALGADTKTVNVFGNMKFDLQTQDINQQLFTELKAKWGNERVVMMIASTHESEEEQILSQLKKLQAAIPKLILLIAPRHPERFQKIHQLCRNMGFNTGLRSQIETLTPENEIIVLDSLGELLGWYQVSDYAFVGGSFVPVGGHNVLEPIAMKVPVFSGPHVHNFKTICQDLKNAEAIELVENAEELIARVVTLHHDKNRKDQLIKNATQVLEMNKGAVARYAERIESALNAIR, encoded by the coding sequence ATGCGACTAGCCTACTCCTTAATGCTCTATATACTTACTCCATATTTATTGCTCAGACTCTGGTGGAAAGGGCGACAAATTCCTGGATACAGAGAGCGCATTTCAGAACGTTTCACACTTAGTCCTATAAAACAAGAGGAATTCGATGTATGGGTCCATGCTGTTTCTTTGGGCGAAGTGATTGCGGTAACGCCTTTGATTGATACATTATTGCAAAAGCAGCTGCGTATTTTGATGACTACGATGACACCTACAGGTGCTGAGCGTGTTCAGCAACGCTTTGGCAACAAAGTTTCGCACCAATATGTTCCTTATGATTTGCCTGATGTTGTGGGGCGTTTTTACAAAAAGAATAGACCGAAAGTTGCGGTTTTTGTAGAAACAGAATTATGGCCAAATTTAGGTTTTTACGCCCATCAAGCAAAAATCCCTCTTATCCTGGTGAATGCTCGTCTTTCTGAGCGCTCCTATCAAGGCTATAAAAAAGTAAAATTTCTTTTCAAACCTTTGCTGCAACAATTCAATTATATCTTGGCTCAAACAGAAGATGACGCTAAACGTTTTATAGCATTAGGAGCAGATACTAAAACCGTTAATGTATTTGGTAATATGAAATTTGACTTGCAGACCCAAGATATTAATCAGCAATTGTTTACTGAGTTAAAAGCAAAATGGGGTAATGAGCGAGTGGTAATGATGATTGCCAGTACTCATGAGAGTGAAGAAGAGCAAATACTTTCGCAATTGAAAAAACTACAGGCAGCAATCCCCAAGCTAATACTCCTAATTGCTCCAAGACATCCTGAACGTTTTCAAAAAATACATCAATTATGTAGAAATATGGGATTTAATACTGGGCTTCGCTCGCAAATAGAAACCTTAACACCAGAAAATGAAATCATTGTATTAGATTCTCTAGGGGAACTATTAGGATGGTATCAAGTAAGTGATTATGCGTTCGTAGGAGGAAGTTTTGTGCCTGTTGGTGGTCATAATGTCCTTGAGCCTATAGCGATGAAAGTCCCTGTATTCAGTGGGCCACACGTTCATAATTTTAAGACGATTTGCCAAGATCTTAAAAATGCAGAAGCGATTGAGCTGGTTGAAAATGCCGAAGAATTAATTGCGCGAGTTGTTACTCTTCATCATGATAAAAATCGAAAAGATCAATTGATAAAAAATGCGACGCAAGTTCTTGAAATGAACAAAGGTGCTGTAGCACGATACGCTGAGAGAATAGAGAGTGCTCTTAACGCTATTCGCTGA
- the dksA gene encoding RNA polymerase-binding protein DksA: MPEQIIDSTNESIRNVKNDAVSNMGIAPYQETDGEEYMNDKQLAHIEKILLAWRQSLMEEVDRTVTHMKDEAANFPDPSDRASQEEEFSLELRTRDRERKLIKKIEDALERLRDEDFGYCEACGIEIGLRRLEARPTATLCIDCKTLSEIKERQNQGS; encoded by the coding sequence ATGCCAGAACAAATAATCGATTCAACCAATGAGAGTATACGAAACGTGAAAAATGACGCCGTTAGCAACATGGGAATAGCACCATACCAGGAAACGGATGGCGAAGAGTACATGAATGACAAGCAACTTGCTCATATTGAGAAAATTTTGCTTGCATGGCGCCAATCACTGATGGAGGAAGTTGACAGGACAGTAACGCACATGAAGGATGAAGCGGCTAATTTTCCTGATCCTTCTGACAGAGCCAGTCAAGAAGAAGAATTTAGTCTTGAACTCAGAACTCGTGATAGAGAGCGTAAACTCATTAAGAAAATCGAAGATGCGTTAGAGCGTCTACGTGATGAGGATTTTGGCTATTGCGAAGCCTGTGGCATTGAAATTGGATTAAGACGCCTGGAAGCTCGACCGACTGCAACTTTGTGTATTGATTGTAAGACCTTGTCTGAAATCAAAGAGCGCCAAAACCAAGGTAGTTAA
- the prmC gene encoding peptide chain release factor N(5)-glutamine methyltransferase: MMEIKQALEQASIQLAQCSSSARLDAEILLAHVLIRNRSYLYAYPEATLTQVQWQSFQRLIARRLEGVPIAYLTGTREFWSLPLKVCEDTLIPRPETELLVELTLTLLADNKQAQILDLGTGSGAIALACASEKPQWKITACDCSPGALQTAEENAARLALSNVYFYHSDWFENITPHQLFDAIVANPPYIATNDPHLVEGDVRFEPQLALVSGEDGLYALKHIIKHSIARLKPGGLLLLEHGFDQKSAVTSMLNEYGYTEIQCWQDWQGNDRVTGGKRIIC; this comes from the coding sequence ATGATGGAGATTAAGCAAGCCTTGGAACAAGCATCCATACAATTAGCACAATGCAGTAGCAGTGCCCGTCTGGATGCCGAAATCCTGCTTGCTCATGTTTTAATAAGAAATCGAAGCTATCTTTATGCATACCCTGAAGCAACACTAACGCAAGTTCAGTGGCAAAGCTTTCAACGTTTAATTGCCAGACGACTGGAGGGCGTGCCTATTGCCTACTTGACGGGAACACGAGAATTCTGGTCTTTACCTTTAAAGGTATGTGAAGACACTTTAATACCGCGACCAGAAACTGAACTTTTAGTTGAACTTACTCTAACATTGTTGGCCGACAATAAACAGGCACAAATTCTTGATTTGGGAACTGGTAGTGGTGCTATTGCCTTGGCTTGTGCCTCAGAAAAACCACAATGGAAAATTACAGCTTGCGATTGCAGCCCAGGTGCCTTGCAAACTGCGGAAGAAAATGCGGCAAGATTAGCATTATCGAACGTTTATTTTTATCACTCCGATTGGTTTGAGAATATAACACCTCATCAACTTTTCGATGCCATTGTGGCCAATCCCCCCTACATAGCTACCAATGATCCCCACCTTGTTGAAGGTGATGTTCGCTTTGAACCCCAGTTGGCTCTAGTGAGTGGAGAAGATGGACTATATGCATTAAAACATATTATTAAACATAGTATTGCTAGGCTTAAGCCAGGCGGGCTGTTATTATTAGAGCATGGTTTTGATCAAAAATCTGCGGTAACGTCTATGCTTAATGAGTATGGGTATACAGAGATTCAATGTTGGCAAGATTGGCAAGGTAATGACCGTGTGACGGGTGGTAAACGAATAATTTGTTGA
- the prfA gene encoding peptide chain release factor 1 — protein MKKSLELKLEQMLERFQEVSRLLSEASVIADQNQFKNLSKEYAQLEPIANCYNAYIKARDNVSSLQEMLAGGDKELAAMADEEIANAREDVEKLEDELQWHLIPKDPDDTCNVYLEVRAGTGGDEAAIFAGDLFRMYHRYAETQGWQVEIISASHGEHGGYKEIIARITGQSVYSQLKFESGAHRVQRVPETESQGRVHTSACTVAILPEVEEIDNIEINPDEIRVDTYRSSGAGGQHVNKTDSAIRITHIPTGVVVECQDERSQHKNRAKAMALLKTRLLDAEQSKQRQQQADTRKSLVGTGDRSERIRTYNFPQGRLTDHRINLTLYQLTDVMEGHLSPVIDALQREHHAELLAELGQYDGD, from the coding sequence ATGAAAAAATCGCTTGAATTAAAACTTGAGCAAATGCTTGAGCGGTTTCAAGAAGTGAGTCGTTTACTTTCTGAAGCCTCTGTTATTGCTGATCAAAATCAGTTTAAGAATTTATCAAAAGAATATGCCCAGCTGGAGCCGATAGCCAACTGCTATAATGCCTACATCAAAGCACGTGACAATGTCAGTTCCTTGCAAGAAATGCTGGCCGGTGGTGATAAAGAATTAGCCGCTATGGCAGACGAGGAAATTGCTAACGCGAGAGAAGATGTCGAAAAATTGGAAGATGAACTCCAGTGGCATTTGATTCCTAAAGATCCAGATGATACTTGTAATGTCTACCTTGAAGTTCGTGCGGGAACCGGTGGTGATGAAGCGGCAATTTTTGCCGGTGATTTATTCCGTATGTATCATCGCTATGCTGAAACTCAAGGATGGCAAGTCGAAATTATTAGCGCCAGCCATGGAGAACATGGTGGTTATAAAGAAATTATTGCGCGGATTACGGGGCAATCCGTTTATTCGCAATTAAAATTTGAATCAGGCGCACATCGCGTACAACGAGTTCCTGAGACGGAATCTCAGGGTCGTGTTCATACTTCTGCTTGTACCGTTGCAATTTTACCCGAAGTGGAAGAAATCGATAATATCGAAATTAACCCAGACGAAATACGTGTTGATACTTATCGCTCCTCTGGTGCTGGCGGTCAGCACGTTAATAAAACTGACTCGGCTATTCGTATTACTCATATACCAACAGGTGTGGTTGTTGAATGTCAGGATGAGCGTTCCCAGCACAAAAATCGCGCTAAAGCCATGGCCCTATTAAAAACAAGACTGTTAGATGCTGAACAAAGCAAACAGCGCCAACAACAAGCTGACACGCGAAAATCGCTGGTCGGGACGGGGGATCGTTCGGAGAGAATACGTACTTATAATTTTCCTCAAGGACGACTTACAGATCATCGAATTAATCTCACGTTATACCAACTTACAGATGTAATGGAAGGTCATTTGTCGCCCGTCATTGATGCTTTACAGCGCGAACATCATGCCGAATTGCTTGCTGAACTCGGACAATATGATGGAGATTAA